In Modestobacter versicolor, a single genomic region encodes these proteins:
- a CDS encoding ArsA family ATPase, whose product MQTLLVTGPGGAGSSTVAAATALGLTAAGSRCVLLTTRPPATPGLPEAVRVDVVTAQPALEQLWARHAEALSAAVPVLTVPPAASVVPVPGVAEFAVLAALAGHARSGDVDVVVLDAGPTPTATALLALPGALRWWLAQVAPTRLRVLATLRAAATPGRPGVAAGLLAGAAGVEQLLEDAPLADPARTAVHLVARPEADAADRLEECATALGVLGQRIASVTVSRVLPDGPGEWWARRAAVQADALRRLQDVAGPVREVAEAAAAPSSVAELAALDAAVPDVAAQAPAGAGSRRVDGGWVLDVPLPFAGTGQVELTRWEDDLVLTAAGVRRSLPLDALLRRCTVSGGALTSPGTAAATLEVRFTPDPEQWPAGLLEAQGSRA is encoded by the coding sequence GTGCAGACCCTCCTCGTCACCGGGCCGGGCGGCGCCGGCAGCTCCACGGTGGCCGCGGCCACCGCGCTCGGGCTGACCGCCGCCGGCTCGCGCTGCGTCCTGCTCACCACCCGGCCGCCGGCCACCCCCGGCCTGCCCGAGGCCGTGCGGGTCGACGTCGTCACCGCCCAGCCCGCGCTCGAGCAGCTGTGGGCCCGGCACGCGGAGGCGCTGTCCGCCGCGGTGCCGGTGCTCACCGTCCCGCCGGCCGCCTCCGTCGTCCCGGTGCCCGGCGTCGCCGAGTTCGCCGTGCTCGCCGCGCTGGCCGGGCACGCCCGGTCCGGTGACGTCGACGTCGTGGTGCTGGACGCCGGCCCGACGCCGACCGCCACCGCCCTGCTGGCCCTGCCGGGTGCGCTGCGCTGGTGGCTGGCCCAGGTGGCGCCCACCCGGCTGCGGGTGCTCGCCACGCTGCGGGCCGCCGCGACACCCGGGCGGCCCGGGGTGGCCGCGGGCCTGCTCGCCGGCGCGGCCGGGGTGGAGCAGCTGCTGGAGGACGCGCCGCTGGCCGACCCGGCCCGCACCGCCGTGCACCTGGTGGCGCGCCCCGAGGCCGACGCCGCCGACCGGCTCGAGGAGTGCGCCACCGCGCTCGGGGTGCTCGGCCAGCGGATCGCCTCGGTGACCGTGTCCCGGGTGCTGCCCGACGGCCCGGGGGAGTGGTGGGCCCGCCGCGCCGCCGTCCAGGCCGACGCGCTGCGCCGGCTGCAGGACGTCGCCGGCCCGGTCCGGGAGGTGGCCGAGGCCGCCGCCGCGCCGTCCTCGGTCGCCGAGCTGGCGGCGCTGGACGCCGCCGTCCCCGACGTCGCCGCGCAGGCACCCGCCGGTGCGGGCTCTCGCCGGGTCGACGGCGGCTGGGTCCTCGACGTCCCGCTGCCCTTCGCCGGCACCGGGCAGGTCGAGCTGACCCGCTGGGAGGACGACCTGGTGCTGACCGCCGCCGGGGTGCGCCGCTCGCTGCCGCTGGACGCCCTGCTGCGCCGCTGCACGGTCTCCGGCGGCGCGCTGACCTCGCCCGGCACCGCGGCGGCGACGCTGGAGGTGCGGTTCACCCCCGACCCCGAGCAGTGGCCGGCCGGTCTCCTCGAGGCGCAGGGGAGCCGGGCGTGA
- a CDS encoding SRPBCC family protein, with the protein MADQSTQSIVVDAPAAQVMAVIADFPAYPTWVSAAKQVEVLETGPDGRASRVHFVLDAGAVKDDYVLAYTWDGDRRVDWTLVQGQMQKRQDGSYVLVESGGSTTVTYSITIDLSIPMLGLIKRKAEKVILDTALKELKKRVEA; encoded by the coding sequence ATGGCGGACCAGTCCACCCAGTCGATCGTCGTCGATGCCCCCGCGGCCCAGGTCATGGCCGTCATCGCCGACTTCCCCGCCTACCCCACGTGGGTGTCGGCCGCCAAGCAGGTGGAGGTGCTGGAGACCGGCCCGGACGGGCGGGCCAGCCGGGTGCACTTCGTCCTGGACGCCGGTGCGGTCAAGGACGACTACGTCCTGGCCTACACCTGGGACGGCGACCGCCGGGTCGACTGGACCCTGGTGCAGGGCCAGATGCAGAAGCGCCAGGACGGCTCCTACGTGCTCGTCGAGTCCGGCGGCTCCACCACGGTCACCTACTCGATCACCATCGACCTGTCGATCCCGATGCTCGGGCTCATCAAGCGCAAGGCGGAGAAGGTCATCCTCGACACCGCGCTCAAGGAGCTCAAGAAGCGCGTCGAGGCCTGA